The following DNA comes from Helicobacter sp. MIT 21-1697.
ATTCAAGGTGTGCTTGGCAACGCAGATTCTTTGCTGGGGGAGAGTTTTGAGGATTACCTCCTTGAAGCGCCAAATTTTGCTAAAATTTTTAATCAAAAAACAAAATTTTCTGCTGTGCCTTCAGAGTATTCAAAGGGAAATCATAGTAAAATCTCGGACTTAAAAAAACGCTTAGCGATATGCAAGACAAAATATTTTAGACCAGATTTGTATCAAGCCTATCGTGTCTTTATTGAGCAGGAGCAATTAAACAAAAGGTTGTAAAATGAGGAATAGATATATTCAGAGTTTCCAAGAAGCACAAATTGGCAAGAAGCAAGTGCCACAATTTAAGGCGGGAGATACGCTTAGATTGGGGATTAAAATCCAAGAAGGCGATAAAACAAGAATCCAGCACTTTGAGGGCGTGTGCATTTCTATTCGTGGTAATGGGGTTGATAGGACTTTTACTACACGAAAAATGGGTGCAAATAACATAGGCGTAGAAAAGACTTTTCCGCTGTATAGCGAAAGCTTGGAGAATATAGAAGTATTGCGTATAGGGCGAGTTCGCCGAGCAAAACTTTATTATCTGCGCTCACGAAGAGGCAAAGCCGCTCGTATTAGGGAGCTTCGTAAGTAATTTTCTATAAGCCCATATCTAAACAAAGTCAGCAGTTTTGCTTTGGTTTTAGACAGAGCTGTGCAGATTCATTTATTAAAAATCCCACCATATTTCCCTTTTAGGTGGGGTATTGAGTTCATACACCTCGCCTATTTTTGGGACACTTATGGGCAAGCAATGTGTATCACAGAGAGAAATAAGATTTTTCAGTGGCTCATTCCACGCGTGGCTTCCTGCAGCAAATCGTCCATAGTGAATTGGCATAATCATTTTGGCTTTTAAATCAAGAGCAGTCTGAAAAACTTGAGGCGTAAAAGAATGTGAATATTGCCACGCGAGGTTATATTGTCCATTTTCTAAAATGGCTAAGTCAATAGAGCCAAATCTCTCTCCAATTTGTTTAAAATGCGTGTAATATCCTCCATCGCCACTTAAGAAAATCTTTTTGTCTTTTATGTCTAAAACATAAGAAGTCCAAAGTGTCCTATCCCATTGTATTCCCCTACCAGAGCTGTGTTGTGAGGGGGTAGAAGTGATTTTAATAGAAGGAGTGAGGTTGAGGCTTTGCCACCAATAGAGCTCTGTAATTTGAGTAAATGGCACACCCCAAAAGCGTAAATGAGAACCCACACCTAGCGGAACAATAAAGTGTTTGACTTTATCTTTAAGTGCCATTATTGTGGGATAATCTAAATGGTCGTAATGGTCGTGGGTAATCACAAGCGCATCAATACTCTCAAAATCATCGCTACTCCAAGAGACATTAGATTCAAAGGCACGATTAATCCAAGCTTTAGGCGAAGCATAGGAGCTAAAAACAGGATCAATAAGAATCTTAAAATATTCATCATTTATAAGGAGTGATGAATGCCCAAACCACACAACAGCAGGATTTTTTGTATAGAGGCTTTTAAAATCAGTTTTTATAAAAGGCAGAGGATATTTGGGCTTAGCATTTTTAGGTTTAAAAAGATAGAATCTAAGCACTTCCCACAAAGATGCGCGTTTGATATGGGGCATTTTGGGATTAAGGTTTGTAAAATAACCTTTTTTGTGTGTTTTTTCCCATTTAAAGTTGGGAGCTTTTGTAAAAGCTTGCATTTCTTGTAGAGAAGGGTTACAACCTTTTGCTAGATTCACAAATAATCTCCGCAATATTCAAAAATGTGCAAATGAATAAAGCTAAATTGCTGATGCTTACATTTGGCAGCAATGTGGCACTTGTGTGCTAAGAGGCAGATTCATATCTTTCCACGCATTTTGTCCGCCTATAAGACGATAAAGATGAGTATAGCCTAAATGTTTTGCCCATAATAATCCCAAATGCGCACTTCCCACAGGGGAGAATATATTTTCCCCACTATCGTAAAAAAGAATTTTTGCTTCTTTGTTCTCGCCTAAGAGTTTGATAAAATCTTCTTGCGCTCTCCCAAGTGCATCAGCTGTCCAATTCCAATCGCTCCCATCTTCATTGAGCGATGGACTTAAGGCAAATTCAAAATGTCGTGCTTCAGGGATAAGTCCGAGATTATAAATACCTCGTGGCAATGTGGCTATGATGATATATTCATCAAGGTGTGAAGAAAGTTCTTTTGGCGTAATAAGCTCATATCCTGAAGTATGCGCACGAGAGACAAGCGCGCGTGCATCTTCGGATATATTTGCTTGAGAATCTAATGTATGCGCTTTGGGTGTGTCATTTTGTATTGTTTGTCCTTGAAGGGCTGCAACTTCTTCTACAAGCTGTGTGTAATAAGTTTGTTTTTGTGAAGAATCTCCACAACCACTCAGATAAAAGCATAATGCGAGCAAGAGTATTTTTTTCATTTCTTCTCCTTTGTGTTTTAAGATTGCAAACCAAGTGCAATAAGTTCAGCATTAATTTTATCAAATTTTTCTTGTGCATTGCACAACGCACTTTGATTTTGTTCCATTATAGCCTTTGGAGCATTTTTTATAAAATTTTCATTACTAAGCATAGCTTGAAGTTTGGCGATTTCTTTTTCAAGTTTTTGACGCTGATTATGCAAGCGAGTGCTAATGGCTTGCAAATCAATCTCACCAAGTTGTATATAACATTCACAATGCTTACTTACATCTCCTACGCAGTCTTTGGGCTTTTGCTGTGTGATACAAAGGGTTTTGACTTTAGCAAGTTTGCATACAAACTGCTCAAGGAGTGAGTGTTCAAATGGCGCATTGAGTTTAACAAAGATACACTCAACACTTGTAGAGCCAAGCTCAAGCATTGCTTTTAGTCGGCGAATAGAAATAATGACATCTTGAATAATCTCAAATGTCTGCTCTAATTGCAAGTCTTGCTCATTTTTTTTCACAGCTTTTGGATAAGGAGCAATCATAATAGAATCACAAGTGTGTATATCGCTTGCATTGAGCGTATGCCAAAGCGCATCTGTGATAAAGGGCATATAAGGGTGTAGCAGTATAAGCGCAGCTTTAAAAATTGCTCCTAGTTCATAAATAGAATCTTTACTCGCTTTTGCAAGCTCAATACCCCAATCACAAAATTCACCCCACAAAAAACGATAAAGAATGCTTGCTCCATCATTAAAACGATAACTTTCAAGTGCTGCTCGGACTTCGTTTGTAGTAGTATGAAATCTTATAAGCATATATTGTCCAAGCGGTGTATTTATGTGCATATTGGTAATATCGCTAAAACCTTTTTCTAAAGCTTCCTTGCCGCCAATTTGTTCCAAATACATATGAAGGAAATTTGTAGCATTATAAAGTTTATTTGTGAAGTTTTTAGAAATTTCAAGAGATTGAGTGGAAAGCTTCACATCACGTCCTTGTGCGCATAAAATCGCTAGAGTGAAACGAAGTGTATCTGCTCCATAAGAGGATATAATATCCATAGGGTCAATAATATTGCCTTTACTTTTACTCATTTTTTGTCCATTTTCATCACGTACAAGCGCGTGAAGATAAACATCTTTAAAAGGTAGTGCGCCGAGTAAAGATTCTCCGCTTAAAATCATACGCGCTACCCAAAAGAATAAAATATCAAAACCTGTGATAAGTAATGAATTAGGGTAAAATTCTGCCAAAGCATTTGTATCCTCATCGCCCCAGCCCAAAGTGCTAAAAGCCCATAATCCAGAACTAAACCAAGTATCAAGCACATCTTCATCTTGCTTTGTGATAGTGGTTTGACATTGAGGGCAGATAGGATTATCAGATTCTGAAGCGACTTTATTACCGCATTCACAATACCATACAGGGATTCTATGCCCCCACCAAAGCTGACGCGAAATACACCAACCTTTAAGCTCTCTCATCCACGCATTATAATTATTAAGCCATTGTGCAGGATAAAATTGCAATTCCCCATTATTGACGCGTTTAATGGCATTATGTGCTATTTCTTTTTTGACAAACCATTGTTTGGAAATATAAGGTTCTACAATATTGCCGCAGCGATAGCATTTTCCAACTTGATTTGTATAGTCTTCTATTTTTTCTACAAAGCCATTTTCTTGTAATTTTTGGACAATAAGAGGACGAGATTCCAAACGTTCTCCTCCAGCAAATATTCCTGCATTTTCATTTAATATACCTTTTTCATCAAAAATTGTAATAAACGCAAGATGATGCCTTTTGCCTACTTCATAGTCATTTATATCGTGGGCAGGTGTTACTTTTACGCAACCACTCCCAAAGCTCATATCAACGTGAGAATCTGCAATAATAGGTATCTCACGCCCAAGTAATGGGAGAATCACACTTTTGCCAACAAGATGTTTATATCGTTCATCATTTGGATTGACCATTACGGCACTATCGCCAAAAAATGTTTCAGGGCGCGTGGTAGCTACGATAAGAGACTGAGCGCAATCTTTAATAGGATAGCGTAAATAATAAAGTTTGCCCTGATTTTGTTCATATTCTACCTCAATATCTGAAAGCGCACCATCATTTACGCACCAATTTACCATATAATTATCTTGCACGATGAAGCCTTGATTATACCAATGCACAAAAGCCTTTTTCACAGCTTTTTGCAATCCTGTATCCATCGTAAAACGCAAGCGCGACCACGCAGGAGTGATGCCAAGATGACGCATTTGATTGAGAATCTCTCCTCCACTTTTTTCTTTCCATTCCCATACTTTGGCTATAAATGCGTCTCTACCTAAAGATTCTTTATCTATGCCTTGTGCAAGCAGTTGTTTTTGCACAACATTTTGAGTAGCAATGCCTGCGTGGTCTAAACCGGGCTGATAGAGTGTTTTAAAACCATCCATTCTTTTAAATCTTGTGATAATATCTTGAAGAGTAAAAGTAAGTGCGTGCCCTATGTGAAGCACTCCTGTAACATTGGGCGGGGGCATCATAATACCAAAACATTGTGGTGTTGGACTTTGCCATAGGGATTTATTCCCCTCAATTTCAAAATAGCCTCTCTCCTCGCATATAGTATAGAATCTAGATTCTATATCTTGTGGATTATAGCCTTTTTTTTGCCCTTGCTTTTCTTGTGCTTTGAACTCCATAAAATGCCTTTTGGTATTTAATTTGCTTTATAAATGTATTATAATACCAAAATGCTAAAAATAAATGGAGGTGATTATGACTTATGAGCTAAAGATGCCAATTTTAGGGTTTGATGCGACAAAAATAGAGTTAGAAAAAATTGATGAGACTTTCAGCAAAATACGTGGTCTTGATGGGAAACAACCCTTTGAGATTACACTGATTAATCCTTTTTCATTGTGCGATTACGCTTTTACTATCCCAACAGCCGATGAACGATTACTTGACTTAGATGAGTCGCGAGGAGATAAGGTTGAGGTGTATTGTGTGGTTGTGCTTCAAAAACCTATTGAAAATTCGGTTGTGAATCTGATGGCACCTTTTGTATTTAATCCTGCAAATGCTTGCGCACTCCAAGTTACAACCTTGCCCGTAGCTGAATATCCTCAATTTAGCAAAGTTTTGCCTTTAAAAGAGTTTTTGTCAAAAGAGATTCTAGAAACACTCAATAGATAAATAGCCACTCTCTTATGCCGCTTTCCCAACTCAATGCTCAACAAGCAGAGGCAGCCACCGCATCAAGTGGGCATAATCTTATAATTGCTTCAGCTGGCACGGGTAAAACTGCTACGATTGTAGGGCGCATAGCTTATCTTTTACATCAGGGTTATGCACCACAAGATATTTTGCTTCTTACTTTTACCAATAAAGCAAGTAGCGAAATGATTACGCGTGTGGGGAAGATTTTTGGTGAAAATTTGGCAAAAAACATTGAATCTGGCACATTTCACGCTGTGGCTTATCGTTTTTTACGCGAACATCAGCATATCCATCTTAAAGCCCCCAAAGAACTTCAAATGCTTTTTAAAAGTCTCTATGATAAGAGAATCTTCGCAAATAATGATGTTAATCCTTATTCTGCACAATATCTTTATGAGAGCTATTCACTTTTTGTCAATTCTGCTTTTGGTGGAGGATTTGGAGAATGGATTATACAAAGAAATCCACAGCAAGAGCCCTATATTCCAATTTATGAAGATGCTTTGGCAAAATTTGGAGCACTTAAACGCCAACATCATTATGCGGATTATAATGATTTGCTTTTGCTCTATAGAGAAGCATTAAAAGAAAGGCAAAATGCACTTTTTAAAGAGGTGCTGTGCGATGAATATCAAGATACTAATCCCTTACAAGATTCTATTCTTGATGCACTTAATGCCCCAAGTCTGTTTTGTGTAGGGGATTATGACCAAAGTATTTATGCTTTTAATGGCGCGGATATAAGTATTATTAGCAGTTTTAGAGAGAAATATAAAGATGCGCGGGTTTTTACACTAAGTAAAAACTATCGTTCAAGCAAACATATTCTACATCTTGCAAATAAAGTTATCCAAAATAATGAGCGCATTTATCCCAAGCATTTAGAGGTGGTAAAACAAGGCGATTTTGCTCCACCTAAGTTGGTATGCTATGATGAGCTTTTTTTGCAGTATCAAGGGATTGCAAAGCGTATTGCTTCAAGTGGTTTTTCCTATGAGGATACAGCGATTATTTTTCGCAATAATTCAAGTGCCGATGGGATTGAGGCGAGCTTAAGGGAGCTGAATATACCTTCTAAACGCAAAGGAAGTGTAAGTTTTTTTGATACCAAAGAAGTTCGGCTTTTGCTTGATATTTGTTCTTTAGTGCATAATCCACGCGATATGATGGCGTATATTCATACATTAAGCTATGGTAAAGGCATAGGCGAAGCCATAGCAAAAGATATTTATGAAGCACTTTTTGCGCTAGGTGAGGGGAATTGCTTGAAAGGTATGTTTGAGCCAAATAGTGCAATAAAGGCATATAGGCAACGCAATAAAAATACACAACTGGGGCTTTTTGATGATTTTTTTATCTTAGAATCCCAAGCAAGATTCAATGAGTTTATCTCACCTCAATTTGCCTCTCATCTGATTTTGCAACACCCTAAGCTTAACAAACAAAGCGCAATATTTTTAAGTGATTTTTATGATATGCTTCATTCTATACATACATTGCGTAATCCAAAAATGCTTATTTTGCACATTATAAATGCAAAGTTTTTTCAAGATATTATGCGCACTCTTGCCCACACACGCGCAAAAAACAAAGATGGCAGCATTGATGAGGCGCGTTTAGAAAATGCTTTAGAATCTATTAAACGCAAAACTACTCTTTTGTCTGATTTATCAAAAAACTATGATGATTTGGGTAAGTTTTTAAATGCGATGATTCTAGGCTCAAGTGAGGCGATTGAGGGAAGCGGCGTGCATTTGTTGAGTGTGCATGCTGCAAAGGGATTAGAATTTCAAAATGTATATGTAGTGGATTTAATGGAGGGGCGATTTCCTAACCGCAAACTTATGAGTAAAGGTGGTAGCTTAGAAGAAGAGCGGCGGCTTTTTTATGTGGCAATCACGCGCGCAAAGGAGAATCTTGTGCTTTCTTTTGCCAAAAAAGATGCAATAAAAAATATAGATTATACTCCTTCCATATTTCTTTATGAGGGGGAATTGCTCCATAAAAATAGCGTGATTTAGTGTATGTTGCAGCTTTCAATAAGCTTTTTATGCTCTTGGAGTTCTTGTTCTTTTTTTATCTCATCTTGGGGGATAAGTTTGAAAGTTTGCTTCGCATTGTTGCAATCTTTAAGTTTATAATACCCCCACGCTAGAGAATCCAAATATGCAGGATTACGAGGGGAAATTTCAAGCGCTTTTTTGATATGTCCTACTCCTTCTTTGACATCAATTTCATAATCAATCATTAAATATCCCAAGAAATTTAAAAAAAAGCCCATATCGCTATTTTGTGAATTTTGCAATGAAGCATCAACGCGACTATCTTTGGGCGTATCTTTATGGGGAGTTTGCATTAATGTAAGAGCTTTTTGGAGATTTTGCGCTATGTTTTTTATTTGTTTTATATCTTGTTTGTTTTTTAGAGATTCAAAAATATAAATTTGTTCTAATGCAAAGAAGTAGGGATTATGATTTTCTTGATAGAGTATTCGCGCTTGTTTAGAGGCATTAAGATAATCTTTTTGTGCGATATAGAGTTCTAGGAGAATCTGTGGCTTAAATGGGAATTGTTTGGCAATTTGCGAGGCTTGTTTAAATTTTTTTTGATGAGCATAAATAAGAATAAGATTTTGTGCATTTTCAATAGTAGGATTTTTTTCAAAAGTGCTTTTGAAAATGTGCTCAATTTTTGCACTTTGAGAAAAACGAGTATAAATTTCAATGCTAAATTTACAAAAATTTCCTATGCAGCCATATTGTTCAATATGAGAATCCAATGCTTTGAGTGCTTGATTATTGTGCCCTTGCGTGAGATGCACAGCAACTATTTTTTGCAAAACATCTTGTGATTGAGTGCGTTCATATGCACGATTGAGGGCTATAAGAGATTCTTTAAAATCACCTTTTGAAGCATAGAGTGAGCCCAAAATATCATCTAAAAGAGGAGAATCTTCACTTTTAGCAATGATTTTCGCTTCCTCAAGTGCGCGCTCACTCAGCCCTAGTTTTAAGTAACAATCTAAAAATACCTTATGAATCACTAAATCTTTTGCGCCACCTTGTGCAATATATTCATTGGCAAAATCAAGTGTGGCAGAGGGATTATCAAGCGTAGAAGAAAGCAAGATAGCTTCTTTAAGGTATTCAAGTTTGCGTGTTTCCTCATATAATACAAGATACATATCACGCGCCTTAGCAAATTCGTTTTGTGCTTCAAATTCAATGGCTTCAAACAAATAGCTATCTTCATCAAATGCTCCATAGCTAAGTGTGGCACAACCAAAACACAATATAAATAAAGCAGTAAAAAAATATTTCATTTAATTCCTTTTTTAGTGCGTATGCCTTGGCATTCGTGCATAAGGATAGCAAGAGCGTCTTTATCAAGGGACTTATGTGCTTCCCAAAAAGGAAAATCGCGACATTGTTTAGGGCGATGCTTGTATATACTGCATTTTTTTGTATATGAATCAAAAAATATGCACGATAACGCACCATTATCGGCTTTTTCAATAAGTGAGAATCTATATCCTACTTTGCGCACATATGAACGCGTAAAAGCTTCAAAATCAAGTTCTAATGATGAGGCAATTTCTAGCATTTCATCAATATTCACAAATACATAACCACTCTCACCCGTGCAGCACTTTCCCCCGCAACTCTTGCAAGCGTGGGATTGAAATGTAAAAGGATAGTCTTTATTAATATTCATAGAAATTTTTTGTATCACTCTTAAAGATTTTATTGATATATTCTACTTGCGAATCTTTCACATTTTCTTTAAAGAAACGATTATTTTGTGCAATTTGCGAAGCTATGAGTTGTTCTACTCCTATGGCAGTAGAATAATTTACCCAATCATAGCGCAAATCTCCTCCTAATAGCGAAGCATACTCTACAAGATGCTGATTTTGATTGTTGATGATATTTGCAATAAATAAATTCTTGCGTTCGCTTTTTTGGATAAGCAGAAGGAGTGAAGGATTGAAATTAATCTGCGTGGAGAGAAGTTTATCTGGTTTTTGTTTAGAGAGGGCAAGTTGTGAGGCTATAAGTCCTGTTTTGACTACTGGGGTATTGAAAAATACAGCATTTCCACCAATAAATCGCCCGTATGTGCCAAGTTTTTGAGTAATAGTTGTGGCTGATTTAGCATCTATAACTTCTTCAAATATAACACGTTTGCTTTTGTTTTTCAAAATTTTTCCTAAATTACGCCCAATGAAGCTATTGTCATTATAAGTAGCAATAGATTTTCCTCCTGCGAGAGAGAGGAGAAGTTCAATTTGTGCTTCATAATCAATGCCTCCAAAGATAAGGTTTTTACTGATAACGCTGCTTTTAATTTGTTTTTTGTTGATAGTGGGGAGATAAGTGGGGAGGCTTATATTGAGATTAACAAATTCCTGCGCACCATTTTCTGTAAGGATAGCAATAACAAAATCATAATCATTTTGTGTAATTTGTGCGTAAGTATCGCGCAAGTTTGCCGCACTTTCATTGCCTGTATCAAAAATCTCAAATACAAAATCGTTTCCACGTGCCATAAGATAAGCCAAAATTGTATCAATGCTACTTGCAGAATAGCGCCCAATGATTTTTTTTGGCATTAAAAGGGCAAGTTTTATTTTGGCATTACCCTGCAATGTAGGAGGGAGCATTTGATGAAATATGCCCAAATCGCTTAAGACTTCTGAAAGTTTTGAGCGTAATTGGGTATTATTTGTTTGTGGGTCAAAAAAAGCGACAAATGAAAAAAATTGCCCCTTAGCAAAAAAGTCAAACAAGCACGAATTACTACATTTGCGTGTATCAATATTAATGATTTCTTGTTGGGGCAATGGAAGAGGGGAGATGATGTAGCTTTTGGCAAAAGTATTGAGGGCAAATAATGCAAAAAAACATATAAATGCGGTGAGTTTAAAACGAAAAGTTTGTATCATAGCTGTCCTTTTGCAATTAAAAAGTCATTATGTGCTTCTTTTTTTAAAGATGGATTGCGCACAAGTTCATTGAGTGAATGAGTAATTAAAAATTTTTTGTTATTGTGCCATAAAATTCTACTATGTTCCAAATGTTGCCCTAAAATATGTTCAGCAACTTGATTGCCGAGTAAAATACATACCTTTGGTGTAATTTTTTGCAGCTGCGTAAGGCAAAAACCCATACAAGAGAGTATATCGCTTTTATCAAGATAGGGATTATGTGTATCGCATTTTACAAGCGATAGAAGCGATATATGCCCCATTTGGAGTTTGAATACATTATGAATGATGTTTTGAAGCATAAGCGCGCTTTTGTTTTGGATAAATACTCCTTTTTCATCAACTAGAGGAATTTCGGTTATAAAACAAAGCTGACTTTGGGGATTTAAAATGCCAAAAGAGGGTTCTTTGCAATGTTTAATACGATTACATAATGAGCAATGTTTAATGATAGATTCTAAGTTATTTTTTAAAGCAGGTTGTGGTTGAGCAGGATTATAAAATGCGTTTGTGTATTGCTCACCACAAGATACGCGTTTGTAGAGTTGTTTGAGCGTAAGAAGTTTTAGAATCTGTGTTTTCATTGTTATATCCCTCCGCTTTATTTTATAATTGTTTAAGTTCTAAACTCACTGGACAATGGTCGCTACCAAAAATGTGAGGGTAAATATTTGCATCTTGAAGAGAAGGAGCAAGGGCACGGGAGCAGAGAAAATAATCAATTCGCCACCCTGTATTGTTTTCTCGTGCTTTGCCCATATAACTCCACCAACTATAAGCTCCTGTGAGCGTGGGATAAAAATGTCGGAAAGTATCAATAAACCCAGCATCTAAAAGCGCAGTCATTTTATTTCGTTCTTCATCTGTGAATCCTGCGTTGCGGCGATTTGTTTTTGGGTTTTTTAAGTCAATTTCTTGGTGGGCTACATTGAGGTCGCCACAAATAATAACGGGTTTATGTTTTTCAAGGTTTTTGACAAATGCTCTAAAGTCATCTTCCCACGCCATACGATAATCTAGTCGTTCCAATTCGCGTTTAGAATTAGGTGTATAGACATTGACAAGGTAGAAATGTGGATACTCTGCTGTAATAATGCGACCTTCTTTATCGTGATGAGTTATACCCATATCATAAGCGACATTAAGAGGTTTAGCTTTGCTTAAAATTATGACGCCTGAATACCCCTTTTTTTCTGCACTATTCCAATACTCCTCATAACCTTCAAAGCGGAATGTAGCTTGTTCTTTGCACATTTTAGATTCTTGAATACAAAATATATCAGCATTGATTTGATTAAAAAAATCCATAAAGCCTTTATTCATGCAGGCACGCAAACCATTGACATTCCACGAGATGAGTTTCAAAATTTATCCTTAAACAAAACTAATGGCGACCCTTGAAAGATTTGAACTTCCGTTTTCACCGAGAAAGGGTGATATCCTTGGCCAGCTAGATGAAAGGGTCAATAAAAGTATAGCAAACTTTATTTAAGATTTGCTACAATACATCTCCAATAGGGAAACCTTAAAATATTACATACAAGGGGAAGAATATGTGTATATGGCGACATATATTAATATGTGGAGCATTGCTTATGGCTTTAAGCGGCTGTTTTGGTGGTAAGATGGCACAGATAGAAACAACCACACCATCAAAGCAAAGTAATATACTTACTTTAAGTTTTGTGGGCGATAATGTGCTTGGAGATTATTATGGAAGCAATGGGGAGACACTTAATT
Coding sequences within:
- a CDS encoding ATP-dependent nuclease, which produces MKYFFTALFILCFGCATLSYGAFDEDSYLFEAIEFEAQNEFAKARDMYLVLYEETRKLEYLKEAILLSSTLDNPSATLDFANEYIAQGGAKDLVIHKVFLDCYLKLGLSERALEEAKIIAKSEDSPLLDDILGSLYASKGDFKESLIALNRAYERTQSQDVLQKIVAVHLTQGHNNQALKALDSHIEQYGCIGNFCKFSIEIYTRFSQSAKIEHIFKSTFEKNPTIENAQNLILIYAHQKKFKQASQIAKQFPFKPQILLELYIAQKDYLNASKQARILYQENHNPYFFALEQIYIFESLKNKQDIKQIKNIAQNLQKALTLMQTPHKDTPKDSRVDASLQNSQNSDMGFFLNFLGYLMIDYEIDVKEGVGHIKKALEISPRNPAYLDSLAWGYYKLKDCNNAKQTFKLIPQDEIKKEQELQEHKKLIESCNIH
- a CDS encoding YkgJ family cysteine cluster protein, which gives rise to MNINKDYPFTFQSHACKSCGGKCCTGESGYVFVNIDEMLEIASSLELDFEAFTRSYVRKVGYRFSLIEKADNGALSCIFFDSYTKKCSIYKHRPKQCRDFPFWEAHKSLDKDALAILMHECQGIRTKKGIK
- a CDS encoding MBL fold metallo-hydrolase, coding for MNLAKGCNPSLQEMQAFTKAPNFKWEKTHKKGYFTNLNPKMPHIKRASLWEVLRFYLFKPKNAKPKYPLPFIKTDFKSLYTKNPAVVWFGHSSLLINDEYFKILIDPVFSSYASPKAWINRAFESNVSWSSDDFESIDALVITHDHYDHLDYPTIMALKDKVKHFIVPLGVGSHLRFWGVPFTQITELYWWQSLNLTPSIKITSTPSQHSSGRGIQWDRTLWTSYVLDIKDKKIFLSGDGGYYTHFKQIGERFGSIDLAILENGQYNLAWQYSHSFTPQVFQTALDLKAKMIMPIHYGRFAAGSHAWNEPLKNLISLCDTHCLPISVPKIGEVYELNTPPKREIWWDF
- a CDS encoding rhodanese-like domain-containing protein codes for the protein MKKILLLALCFYLSGCGDSSQKQTYYTQLVEEVAALQGQTIQNDTPKAHTLDSQANISEDARALVSRAHTSGYELITPKELSSHLDEYIIIATLPRGIYNLGLIPEARHFEFALSPSLNEDGSDWNWTADALGRAQEDFIKLLGENKEAKILFYDSGENIFSPVGSAHLGLLWAKHLGYTHLYRLIGGQNAWKDMNLPLSTQVPHCCQM
- a CDS encoding valine--tRNA ligase — encoded protein: MEFKAQEKQGQKKGYNPQDIESRFYTICEERGYFEIEGNKSLWQSPTPQCFGIMMPPPNVTGVLHIGHALTFTLQDIITRFKRMDGFKTLYQPGLDHAGIATQNVVQKQLLAQGIDKESLGRDAFIAKVWEWKEKSGGEILNQMRHLGITPAWSRLRFTMDTGLQKAVKKAFVHWYNQGFIVQDNYMVNWCVNDGALSDIEVEYEQNQGKLYYLRYPIKDCAQSLIVATTRPETFFGDSAVMVNPNDERYKHLVGKSVILPLLGREIPIIADSHVDMSFGSGCVKVTPAHDINDYEVGKRHHLAFITIFDEKGILNENAGIFAGGERLESRPLIVQKLQENGFVEKIEDYTNQVGKCYRCGNIVEPYISKQWFVKKEIAHNAIKRVNNGELQFYPAQWLNNYNAWMRELKGWCISRQLWWGHRIPVWYCECGNKVASESDNPICPQCQTTITKQDEDVLDTWFSSGLWAFSTLGWGDEDTNALAEFYPNSLLITGFDILFFWVARMILSGESLLGALPFKDVYLHALVRDENGQKMSKSKGNIIDPMDIISSYGADTLRFTLAILCAQGRDVKLSTQSLEISKNFTNKLYNATNFLHMYLEQIGGKEALEKGFSDITNMHINTPLGQYMLIRFHTTTNEVRAALESYRFNDGASILYRFLWGEFCDWGIELAKASKDSIYELGAIFKAALILLHPYMPFITDALWHTLNASDIHTCDSIMIAPYPKAVKKNEQDLQLEQTFEIIQDVIISIRRLKAMLELGSTSVECIFVKLNAPFEHSLLEQFVCKLAKVKTLCITQQKPKDCVGDVSKHCECYIQLGEIDLQAISTRLHNQRQKLEKEIAKLQAMLSNENFIKNAPKAIMEQNQSALCNAQEKFDKINAELIALGLQS
- a CDS encoding uracil-DNA glycosylase family protein, with the protein product MKTQILKLLTLKQLYKRVSCGEQYTNAFYNPAQPQPALKNNLESIIKHCSLCNRIKHCKEPSFGILNPQSQLCFITEIPLVDEKGVFIQNKSALMLQNIIHNVFKLQMGHISLLSLVKCDTHNPYLDKSDILSCMGFCLTQLQKITPKVCILLGNQVAEHILGQHLEHSRILWHNNKKFLITHSLNELVRNPSLKKEAHNDFLIAKGQL
- the fliW gene encoding flagellar assembly protein FliW, which produces MTYELKMPILGFDATKIELEKIDETFSKIRGLDGKQPFEITLINPFSLCDYAFTIPTADERLLDLDESRGDKVEVYCVVVLQKPIENSVVNLMAPFVFNPANACALQVTTLPVAEYPQFSKVLPLKEFLSKEILETLNR
- the rplS gene encoding 50S ribosomal protein L19, with translation MRNRYIQSFQEAQIGKKQVPQFKAGDTLRLGIKIQEGDKTRIQHFEGVCISIRGNGVDRTFTTRKMGANNIGVEKTFPLYSESLENIEVLRIGRVRRAKLYYLRSRRGKAARIRELRK
- a CDS encoding ATP-dependent helicase; the encoded protein is MPLSQLNAQQAEAATASSGHNLIIASAGTGKTATIVGRIAYLLHQGYAPQDILLLTFTNKASSEMITRVGKIFGENLAKNIESGTFHAVAYRFLREHQHIHLKAPKELQMLFKSLYDKRIFANNDVNPYSAQYLYESYSLFVNSAFGGGFGEWIIQRNPQQEPYIPIYEDALAKFGALKRQHHYADYNDLLLLYREALKERQNALFKEVLCDEYQDTNPLQDSILDALNAPSLFCVGDYDQSIYAFNGADISIISSFREKYKDARVFTLSKNYRSSKHILHLANKVIQNNERIYPKHLEVVKQGDFAPPKLVCYDELFLQYQGIAKRIASSGFSYEDTAIIFRNNSSADGIEASLRELNIPSKRKGSVSFFDTKEVRLLLDICSLVHNPRDMMAYIHTLSYGKGIGEAIAKDIYEALFALGEGNCLKGMFEPNSAIKAYRQRNKNTQLGLFDDFFILESQARFNEFISPQFASHLILQHPKLNKQSAIFLSDFYDMLHSIHTLRNPKMLILHIINAKFFQDIMRTLAHTRAKNKDGSIDEARLENALESIKRKTTLLSDLSKNYDDLGKFLNAMILGSSEAIEGSGVHLLSVHAAKGLEFQNVYVVDLMEGRFPNRKLMSKGGSLEEERRLFYVAITRAKENLVLSFAKKDAIKNIDYTPSIFLYEGELLHKNSVI